The Pseudomonas azotoformans genome has a segment encoding these proteins:
- a CDS encoding MFS transporter, whose amino-acid sequence MIYLILGLFGLYTLEFGVVGILPMVVERFGISVSQAGWLMGLFALIVAVLGPFLVLLASRLARKKILVGALLGFSVCSVLSAFAPNFETLMALRVIPAMLHPVFFAAAFSTAVSLYPKERAAHATALAVVGTTLGLVLGVPLTTWVGARISYEASFYFCALATAVAALGVWIKLPDHARAAPLSFGKQLAVLRSLSVWLAIIATVLVFSTMFSVYSYAAEYLKTQVGMDGQTISLMLVIFGIGGVVGNLLVGRVLSRHLVVTAVGYPVVLAVAYLVLYGFGSLSWVSMSVIVLLWGAAHTCGLVVTQVWLTSSAPQAHEFATSLYVSSANAGVVIGASMGGLFINAFGTTGVIGCGLVFAGLSLLVIAWKALAFGGAKGLPARA is encoded by the coding sequence GTGATCTACCTCATTCTTGGGTTGTTCGGCCTGTACACGTTGGAATTTGGCGTGGTGGGCATTTTGCCGATGGTCGTCGAGCGTTTCGGTATCAGCGTGTCCCAGGCGGGGTGGTTGATGGGCTTGTTTGCGTTGATCGTCGCGGTGCTGGGGCCGTTCCTGGTGTTGCTGGCCTCACGGCTGGCGCGCAAGAAGATCCTGGTGGGGGCATTGCTGGGGTTCTCGGTGTGCAGTGTGTTGTCGGCGTTTGCGCCGAACTTCGAAACGCTGATGGCGCTGCGCGTGATTCCGGCCATGCTGCACCCGGTGTTTTTTGCTGCGGCATTTTCCACGGCGGTCTCGCTGTACCCCAAGGAGCGCGCGGCCCATGCCACGGCCCTGGCGGTAGTGGGTACCACCCTCGGGCTGGTGCTGGGCGTGCCGTTGACCACCTGGGTGGGCGCGCGTATTTCCTATGAAGCCTCGTTCTATTTTTGTGCACTGGCGACGGCAGTGGCGGCGTTGGGTGTGTGGATCAAACTGCCCGATCATGCGCGCGCGGCGCCGTTGAGTTTCGGCAAGCAACTGGCCGTGCTGCGCAGCCTCTCGGTGTGGCTGGCGATCATTGCCACCGTGCTGGTATTTAGCACGATGTTTTCGGTGTACAGCTACGCCGCCGAATACCTCAAGACCCAGGTCGGCATGGACGGCCAGACCATCAGCCTGATGCTGGTGATCTTTGGCATCGGCGGTGTGGTCGGTAATCTGCTGGTGGGGCGTGTGCTCAGTCGACACCTGGTGGTGACGGCCGTGGGGTATCCGGTGGTGTTGGCGGTGGCATACCTGGTGTTGTATGGGTTTGGCAGCCTGTCGTGGGTGTCGATGAGTGTAATCGTGTTGCTTTGGGGCGCGGCCCACACCTGCGGCCTGGTCGTCACGCAAGTCTGGCTCACGTCTTCGGCACCCCAGGCGCATGAGTTCGCGACCAGCCTTTACGTGTCGTCGGCAAATGCCGGCGTGGTGATCGGCGCCTCCATGGGCGGTCTGTTCATCAATGCTTTCGGCACCACCGGGGTGAT